A window of Ignavibacteriales bacterium contains these coding sequences:
- a CDS encoding response regulator, whose protein sequence is MKKMLIVEDDILSQNVMRRIFKSDFEIDFCESVDEYYEKYSKTNYDVIIMDVALKGTKTGSELIKEIKAAPQFTGTPILCLT, encoded by the coding sequence AATAGTAGAGGATGATATTCTATCTCAAAACGTAATGAGAAGGATATTTAAGAGTGATTTTGAAATTGATTTTTGTGAATCAGTTGATGAATATTATGAAAAATACTCGAAGACAAATTATGACGTAATAATAATGGATGTAGCATTAAAAGGAACTAAGACTGGTTCGGAGTTAATAAAAGAGATTAAAGCAGCCCCGCAATTTACCGGCACTCCCATACTTTGTCTAACCG